A portion of the Ficedula albicollis isolate OC2 chromosome 4, FicAlb1.5, whole genome shotgun sequence genome contains these proteins:
- the LOC107603586 gene encoding inositol 1,4,5-trisphosphate receptor-interacting protein-like 1, whose product MAAAIGFLMAALAALPRLTHDPQADLATAQRMQQRKDFLHQQMTQLWKEVEHIRSLEGSLVHYVFKNWLFWATAAVLAEACWLAWQRKLAFISKDNKGEQDFSRARKGARLLAEYSRMPVQELPEPCRNLKQLVRDLLYISREFSRRTFMPAIYPDRGMDGNHEFWGTFENRIFYQLLVFLRPPPGHSFVLEQDTVRQRPERCSDIRVVLECTCSMEQEVGYSLCFVHRRGNDVLQDHGSPVLETLCTGFFLNVEYISSWVQSLLHSAWLRLPQWPRRRLTMLPCSRSCKFLVSSPSKEHSYTEMFFAVHESSTDSFVVLE is encoded by the coding sequence ATGGCTGCGGCCATCGGGTTCCTCATGGCTGCGCTGGCCGCCCTGCCCAGGCTGACGCACGACCCGCAGGCCGACCTGGCCACGGCACAGCGCATGCAGCAGCGCAAGGACTTCCTTCACCAGCAGATGACTCAGCTGTGGAAGGAGGTTGAGCACATCAGGTCCCTGGAAGGATCCCTTGTCCATTATGTGTTTAAGAACTGGCTGTTTTGGGCCACTGCAGCCGTGCTCGCCGAGGCCTGCTGGCTGGCCTGGCAAAGGAAGCTTGCCTTCATCAGCAAGGATAACAAGGGGGAGCAAGACTTCAGCAGGGCACGCAAAGGTGCCAGGCTTTTGGCTGAATACAGCCGAATGCCAGTGCAGGAACTGCCTGAGCCGTGCAGGAATCTGAAGCAGCTGGTGCGTGACCTCCTGTATATCAGCCGAGAGTTTTCCAGGAGGACTTTCATGCCAGCGATTTACCCAGACAGAGGAATGGATGGCAACCATGAGTTCTGGGGCACCTTTGAGAATAGAATCTTCTACCAGCTGCTCGTGTTCCTGCGGCCACCCCCCGGCCACTCGTTCGTCCTGGAGCAGGACACGGTGAGGCAGCGTCCAGAGAGGTGCTCTGACATCCGTGTGGTGCTGGAGTGCACGTGCTCCatggagcaggaggtgggatATTCCTTGTGCTTTGTCCATCGCCGGGGCAACGACGTGCTGCAGGATCACGGGTCACCGGTCCTAGAAACCCTCTGCACAGGCTTCTTCTTGAACGTGGAGTACATCTCCAGCTGggtgcagagcctgctgcaTTCAGCCTGGCTGCGTTTGCCGCAGTGGCCGCGCCGGCGTCTGACGATGCTGCCCTGCTCCCGCTCCTGCAAGTTCCTGGTGAGCAGCCCCTCCAAGGAGCACAGCTACACTGAGATGTTCTTTGCAGTGCatgaaagcagcacagacagctttGTAGTGCTAGAGtag